The genomic DNA AGAAGCTCGTTATACCACACAGGCATCAGCTTCTGAGCAGCCAGAAGGCCAGGCAGGGTAAGAGGCAAGGGATTCGGTTTGGTAGTAGTATGCGATACTTTTGACTATCATCAAAAGACATTTGTCAGCCACAGGTCATCTGGATTGAGTCCAGTATGAACACACCTTGAagtacagtatcatcatcaggaGGACCTTGGGTGAACGTTGGTTTCCCAGAACTCCAATTGTTAATGACGATCTTACTGGGATTCACAGATGCTATTCGTGTGGTTCAGCCGAAACTCAGCTCAACCCATCGTCTGATATTAGTATTACTGTTAACTTAGGACTCACGATATTGAGTTGGCCCAGTCAAGACCGCACCATTGTAGTAATACTTTGGACCATCCTTGAACCATCCGATAGTATAATCATTAAAATCGGCAGTAGGATCATTAGGGAATGGGTTGTTTTCGAAGTCGTTTAGACCAGAACCACTTGGCTATTTAAGTATAATATACGTTCGCGAGCTTCAGTTGATATCTATTTGCTATTTGTATGATGgtcatcactcacatcgtgATTAGTCAGTTGTAGACCAGGTTCGATATATACCATTtctatatccatctcatcgctGTAAAGATCCTTATTCTCAGTGTACGTGAACTGAAACAAACCAaaaacaatcaatcaatgcTTAGCCATCGGAATCATGGGTTGCATCGTAGAAAATGGGACAGCACTCACAATGGCTTGACAAGTACCATGTACAGGCGAGAGCTGAGCGCTCATTGTGAACACTCCACCCAATACAGGATTCATCGTCTCAATCTCAGCACCGCTGATGATCCCTCCTGCAGATTGTCCACCAGGGACAGTCAACTTGAGGATCCCACGGTCGATAGCCACATTATCAGCCGAAGCTTGACATTTCCCTCCATCAGGAGCGATCGATCCAACTTGTGAACCGTCCTGAACCCTCAGTCCGAGATTGGCTAGTTCGGCAACGCTCGATACGGAATCGAAGGAGACGACCAATGCCTTGGGGAAATACGCGTTGTCGTATGCGGATAGGATATATCCGCATGAACAGTCGCCCGAAGAAGTTTGGGTGCTATTGCTCGTTGTGGATCCTCCGGTGGACACGGGAGGAACTGCACTACTGGCTGCGGCAGAAGATGCGTCGATGGTAGGACTAGCTGTTCCAGCTTTGCCGATCGCTGATTCTGCTACTGTCGAAGAGGGCTGAGAGGAGACAGGGGAAGAGACTGCACTAGAGGGAGGCGTCGagtctgattctgattcgGCTTCTGGttctgaagaagctgtagaAGTTGGTCTTCCTCCCCATCGCTGTCCTCGACCAGAGGTAGCTACCAGAGCTTGGTTCAGGGGAGCTGTAGCGGTAGAAGACGCTGATTTGCTGTTACAATGCTCGGGTTTAGCATGGGCAAGGAGGGGTAAGAGGAGGAATAGAGTTTTGGTGATTAGCATGATGTTATGATAAGTAAAGGTTTAAACGAGTGATAGTAGCGAGAGCATACAGCAGGGGTAGgctgggatgggatgagtaAAAGGTGTTAAGGTCTCAGGATGTATGAACTACTGAACGCagattgatatatatatatacatatctgTATATACACACCCATGAGTTATTCAGCTCTGACCACGGAACGTTtcagttggaagagatctcgaaaattgatcttcttggcgCCGACTCCTTTGTGTACTTTATCAGGTTgcaatcaatcacaacttCAATTAGAATCTGTAACGGGGTACCACCAGACTTGGGTTTGAGATTGACGGGGTTGAAGGACTGACTTTGAGCTTTACATCTTACCAGCTTTGGAACAACGAATCGTTTCATGGTGCGCAATGCCACTTATCGAGATATATCATCGAGGCACATACGATCGATTGGGCTGGAAGTCGAGGTCTTTACACAGACCGAGTATAGGATGAGTTGGAAGGAACGAGGGCTACGATGACGAGCTAGAGTGTCGAGAGATGAGAGCGGCCGCACCTTAAATCACACGCGacagagagagaaagagttTATCAGGGTAAAGTCCATACCCTGACTTCGAAAACGTGTTTTTTAACTCTAGACCTTCTAACAGCATATCATGTCTCAGCCAAGCTTGGTAGTAGTTGTCACCAATGTTATGATCGCGCAGTAGCAAGTTCCATGAAAGAAGGATACTCGACTGTCAGTATCATACATCGCCAAGATCAACACGACAATCGCCCAGCGCGAGGAAAAGTAATATTCTGCTTGGAAAAAGGATCAGACAACACCCACCCATCGGTCACATCTACAGAcgcacacacacacacacacacattCAATTACACGTTCCTCTCCATTTACCCCTTTCCCCCCTTCCTTTATCATTTTCACTCATCCacactcaccattcatcccccctcttcatcgtccaacTCGATACCATTCTCTCGGAACTACCATCTTCGAGTTTCAAAAACTCTCGCTATCACCTGATACACGGTAAACCCACTCAACTCTTCAAGCCCAGCCTCCATTCGATGTCTTTGTTGCCTGATTCCAGGCAGCGTGCCCCCTTCgcccatcaatcatcatcagcagaCCTTAGATCAGCTCAAAACCTATCTTCATTACGATCacccccttcatcatctcattctcaagCACCATGGATCCCATCTAGCATATCGCCAGAACCTCAGTCAAACCAGCACCAGCAGAGCTATCGACCtgagaaatcatcttcgttatGGGGTGCGCCATTGACCAGGAAAGATAGTAACGATTTGTCACCTGGTGGATATGCAGATAACCCATATGGTTCATCTGTACCTGGGAATTCATATTTGGTGGATGGTTCAACAGGTCAGCGAAGGAATAgtatatcagcatcatcgagTagagcatcatcacctggtCCATTTTCATTACCTCAATTCTCCATACCTGGATTCGCGACTATCCGATTCGTTTCACTATGTTTCTTATGGTATACCTGTTCAGCGGTGTCGAACAATACTGGGAAAGTCATTCTCAACAACTTTAAGTACCCGGTGACATTGACGATAGTAcagttcttcttcgtcgCTGGGTGCTGTATAATATGTAGTAGACCAGAACTGGGATGGACACCTAGATTGAGGTCACCTACGAGGGCGATATTGAAGGGAATCTTACCTATGGCCGCTTTTCAAGTTGGAGGTCACATCTTTGGTAGTTTGGCGATTAGTAGAGTTCCAGTCAGTACGGTACATAccatcaaggtgagtaagacAACGACATTATTTTCCTTGAAAAGAGGGTGTAGCTAACCCCATTTGTGAATAGGCCCTCTCACCCTTATTCACCGTGATGGCATATGCTTTACTGTTCGGTGTCTCCTACTCCCCTGCGACTTACCTTTCCCTGCTCCCACTCACTCTCGGAGTGATGCTCGCCTCTTCAGCcgatatatcattcaacaactTTTTCGGTCTGGTATGCGCTCTTGGTTCTaccgtcatcttcgtcacgcaaaacatcttcttcaagaagatcatgcCAACTCCCGGATCTACCGAGACTGGTGGAGCTACCCCGAAACTTGACAAGATTAACCTCCTGTATTTTTCAAGTGGGATGGCGTTCCTCTTGATGATCCCCGTATGGCTTTACTCGGATGCTTGGAGATTGTTGGACCTATGGCTTCATCCTATAGCCAAGTCAGGTGGACCATCCGTCTCgttctacttcttcatcaatgGCACCGTCCACTTTGCTCAAAACCTTATCGCATTCTCCTTACTCTCCTCGACATCGCCAGTCACCTATTCTATCGCCTCGCTCGTCAAACGTATAGCGGTGATCTGTCTGGCTATCATCTGGTTCAAACAATCTGTATTCTTCGTACAGGCAATGGGTATTGCTCTCACCGCAGTGGGGCTGTGGATGTACAACAACGCGAAGAGAGATGTGGAGAAGggtgaaaagaagatgaggcaGGTGGAAGCAGTCAGAGAAGGAATGTTACCTACTACCAAAGTCGATCAGAGGATATTAGAAGGTAGAGCGAATCTTGATCCTTTAGCTTATGGAGGTAAAGCTTCACCTAAACCTACTTATCCTACGAATTACAATCATCAACTGCAAATGCCTCTATCAACCTCGACTTCGTTCAAGAAAGCTTTATACACCCAGCCGCCACCCCCTCCGACATCTCGCAATACGCATACCAACGCCGAAGCTTCTTAcccttcaccacctaatTCCacaacttcttcaccccCTGCTGAACCAGTATTCACCAATTcacatcctcgtcatcgaaGATTATCTGAATCTAAACAGGATGGCTTCCGTCTACCTCCCGCTATCACTGCCAGATCAAGTACcatagaggaagagggatcaGGCATGTCCATGGATACCGCTAAAGTAGGCATCGTCGCTTAATAGACAACAGCTCCTTGTAGATAATGGATAGTATCTTGGTGAACTCGCCATGGACAATTTTCATCTTAGTATCTTGGCGTTCCAAAGAGCACACACATAAAATCCCGTGGATTGCTATAGATCTTGATAAATTTTGCAGTACATAGAAACCCTTCGATATCCTATAGATTCAAAACCATTACAATGTACCATTATTGCATTTCCTGGGATTTTTCCGGTTCATATtcattgatatatatatagatagacATTTTAGAATTTCATGCATGTGAAGTATACATATTGATTGATACAGATTCTCTTTGAATACCATTCATCATGCAATTACAGTATATATGGTACAACCGAGTCTTCGTGGTCATTACCAACCGACactccaatcttcatcaaggATATTTTTCTTACGTATCTCGTTTTTCTTTGTTAGAGCTGCACGGCGAGATAACCAATCGTCGGCACCGACATAGGCACCACACATTGTCCTTGATCCTGTGAAAGCTGATCTTCCATGCATGACTCTCCAATTATCGATGACTGTAAGTAATACGAGATTCATGTCAATTAGCACAAATGATTTGTTCATGAAGGAAGGGGAGCTCACCTAAGACAGTCCCAGGTTTCAATTGTACCCAATACTCAGCATCCTCACTTCTATTCAAttcatcatacctcctaGCAGCCAGATACCATCCCTTCACTTCATCAGGTGTCCAACCCTGACTTATCACACCTCTATCTTCGTTATTCCACCTTACCTGGACCAGTTGACCTTTCTCATCGTGTCTGAAGGAAGGTTGACTGAGAGGTGGTCTCAACATTGTCCCCTCAGTTCCAGATGCATGAGCAGGTATTCTCAATCGAGAGAGGAGTGAATAAGAAGTTGGATAAAGGGTAGAAAGTAAATGAGCGGTGTAGAATCCATCTACGAGTAAAGTTGCACCTCCTGTACCTGGTGGTGAAGggtgagagagaagatgaaatatcTGTAAACCGGCTGGATCGGTAAAATATGTTGTATCCGTATGAGCGGGTAGACCTTCGTTGGAATAGGCAAGATCACCATGACTGAGATCAGCTGTGAACTGCCAGAAACCGCCATCTAGGCAATCACAGCAATATGCAATATGTCAGCTTATGTGGATAGCGACATTGGGCTCTGATAAGCTCACAGTGCGTGTTACGTATAGGTGCAACTTTCTCTATCACTTCCTTTGTCTCTTCGCCGGTAGCTGGCACGTCGTTGATAAAGCAGAATCCAAAATCGTGCTGTTTAAAACCACAATCCTCagatggtatgatcaatGTATGGACAAGAGAGAATAACTCACCACTCGATTGAGAAGTTTCAAAATCGCTCTTCCACTGGTATCACCCTCCTTCTCGGTACTCATGATATCGGTATATCGAACCGACGGAGGAGATTGTTCTATCTGAGAATTCCACAGTATACGACTGTGCGTTTTGATTTCAGTGTAAGCTTTCTTATATATAGTCAATCAAGCTATTGACGAGAAAAAGCtcacctctccttctcatccctgTATGAGGCTAGCGGAGGATCATATGCTGATCTTCTGAGGAATTCCAGGGGAAAGGACGATTTATGAGAATCGGATGTTGACCACGTTAGATGTACGCCGGTTTTGTCGACTTCTACTGAAATAGGATGAATATCGGTCGGTATCTATGAAGCACGCTTTCAGTAATGTTCCATTTCGAGTGAAGAGGACCAAACTGACCTCACTAAGAGTTTTCAACCGCTGCTTTGTCTGTTGGTGGAAGCATTTCGGACATCGACAATGGTCGAACAAAAAGTAATTGTCACTTTCCACCCGTATGTCAGCTCAACCCATATCACGGATGATGAAGCCATAGTCAAGTCTCACAAGGTAGTTTCCCTTCCATCAGGCCAGGATACTTTGGTCTTACTCTCATCAGATGATATGGTAGGGATGTTACTCGCTCGAGGGGATATATCATGTGGTCTTCCAACACGAGCGTTAGATGATACACCGTCGGATTCGGTTAGAGATGCACGAGAAGTAGTCAGACTACGTGAGCAGGGTATGCGACCGGGATAAAATGACCGTCGAGCTGCTCTTGTAAGCTGAGGGAGACGCTGTCTGATCATGTTGAATGTGATGTCTATGAGTGGGACAGGGCGGAGAGTGAAGAGTTGAAATGAGCGAATAGAGAGTGGGTGAATGGGACGCTGATATCTCGGTTCATGTTGCAGGTATTACCGGATGCAATGGCAATGGCTGAGGGATATGATGACGTGGAAGATAACCTAACACGAAGAAGTCAACGAATGTTTAAGTTAGTTGTTACGAAGATTAGTAAAGAGCATGTTGACGAATGCATCTATTTGATATCGACAACACTATACACTATAAAAGCTATCACCATGTCATTCAGAGCTACCAGACCACTGCTTTCAGCCTTTCGAAATGCAGCTGCTCGGCCAGGATTCGCTCGCAAGTCAGGGGCAGTACCACTGTCTCTGTTAGTTGGAGTGAGCTCAGTGGTCGTTGGATATTCCCTCGTGCAGAATCAGAGTGAGCCATGGATATAACAAAGGACATCAATGAGGGAAGCTTATGACTATCCTCATGTCATCATATTAGTATTTAAGGAACGATTCACCCTTCATGCCGACTCTGACTCTGGGGCTTTGGATCTCCGAGATGATCCAAATTCCAAAACTGCTTTTAGAGGTATGCTCTGTCTTGCAACATTCAGACAAAATGATGACTGAATCATTCGATTGAATCACAGTCGATCCAGATACGAATATCCAGTTCCCCTTAGACTTATCACCCACACTTTCCACGCCATCTCCGATATTATCATTAGTTGGACTGGGAGTGAGGAAAGTCTCTTTCCTTCGAGTCAAGGTGTACAGCGCAGGGTTCTATTTGGACGAACTGGCTATCAAAGAGTTGCATAATATAAAAGGATGGCATGTGAGTTTTTGGGTTTCGACCTTGTTCTAGATATTACTGTACTGAGGAGCTGATGATAATGGCACTGGGGGTTGAAATTGAATTAGAATTTCACAGCTCAACATTTACTCACTCCTCCTACGAAAGTTCCCTCAGCCTCAGATCCGCTAAACGCACCTCAGTTATCGGGAGAAGAACTGATGAAGAACCTATTTGATCGACCGGTAGCTATTGCTGTGAGGATAGGTTAGTTCAATTTCCTCACGTTCTCATATGTCCATTTAAGCTGAATGTCGGCTGTGTATAGTGCCCAATCGAAACACCGACTTTGGAGTGAGCCGTTTGTGCGATACCATTTTCACAGGTTGGCCAGCTGACGGAGTGTTTCTCAGCATCTTCGAGATGCTTTCACGCGAGCTTTACAAGCACGTCAGAAGCTAGCCAGATCCAAAGGCGAACTGACCGATGCCGATGAgcaggtgagtaaatctCTGTTTGGGTTATACCGTACATGATGCAAGCTGAACGTTATTGGCGTAGCGTATAACCCAATCGATCCAAGCTCTCAAATCATTCTTCCCTGCTCAAACTGTTCAAAAAGGCAAACAGGTCGTCTTACTTCGTCCGAGACAAGGTGGTCTGATAGTTGAAtttgaggtgagctgatcgtAGCACTATATCGTGCTGAATATGAACTCAAGCTGACAGCTTGGATAACTACTAGGGAAAGGTGTTAGGACAACTGAACGATCCTTGGATAGGCAAACAATTGATGTTGACCTATTTCGCAGACAGGGAAGTCGTGTCTGAAAAGCTCAAAGAGGATGTAGCCAAAGGTTTGGAGGGATTCATGAAGAACTAATTTTTTGTCAGGATTGTAGCAACAAGATCATAAAACCAAACACCCAACTCATGAGATGCAATGCATCAATTATAGATATCATAGAATAATGATGTTGTTTTGATGATACATTGACCATTCTCGTTTATACTTGACTAGCAAGTTCAAAAGGCGTCAGCTTATACTGTTTCGACTAAAGGATTACAAGTAGTGAGAGTCAACTTACCCCGCATTGATCATGCCCCACACTATATCGGTCATAGACCTTCAACAGACCTTTGTGCTGCTACATGATAATGCACTCTGCTGAAGCTTCATGCCTTGTCGGCCtattacctttacctttcgGGTTTTTGGCATTATTCAACTCGGTCAAACGTTGCATCGCTCGTTTATGTTGTTGGGCTATATCGAAAACAGAGTAGACTGTTAGTTCTGTATAACAAGAGTCGATACGTGAATCTAATTAGCCCACCTGCTGCTCGCATATACCATCTCTTGGCGAGCTCGATATCTTGCTTGACGCCGATACCAATTTCAGTGTAATCTACAATGACAGATCAGCTCAAGAAGTCGCCTCTATCGGAgggaaatgatgaatcaACTTACATCCAACCGCATATTCAGCTTTGGCTAATCCCTTGTTTGCCGCCTTTCTTCCCCATAGGTACGCTTCCGTATCGGATTGTTTCAGTACGCCCTCTGCAAATTCTGTCAACTTCGATCTCAAGTCTGAAGCACTAGTTGTCACTCACCACTACCAGTCAGATACCATCCACTCAATGCCAGCTCCGCTTCcacatcacctttctcagCTGCACGGGTATACCAGCCTATACTCTTTCTAGGATCTATCGGACAACCTAACGTACCGAATTCATGACAACTACCCAATTTGAATTGAGCAGGCGCATAACCCAATTGAGCAGCTTGAGTGAACAGTTCTCTTGCCATATTCGGATCATGAGGTACTACACCACCGTTATTGGGTCTTTCATGTAACAGTGCCAGTTCATGTAACGCATGAGGATTATCTTCATCGGCTTGAGAAGCAGCTCTTTTAAACCATACTATCGCTTCTCGGGGATTACGCGGTTGACCTAATAATCCACCTAACAATGTCATACCTAATTTATACATTGCGGCCGTATCACCTAAAGCAGCGGCCTTTCGATAGAACAGTACCGCACGACCGGGGTCTTTCTTCGTCCCTGCTCCAATCTCATTACATACCGCTGAACGGTACGTCGCAGCTGGATGATTCAATTTACTAGCCATGAGATAGAGATAGTACGCTTTCTCGTGATCGACTTGAAGACCTAATTGTCCAGTTCCATATAGGTTGGCAAGGAAGAATTGAGCATCGGGATAAGGTTCTTTACCTTCTGCTAATTTCTTGATATTCCTTAACGATTCTTGCAACAACACGTCCCTATATTTCCTGCCCAATTTAGAATCCGTTTGACTAATTTCATCGCCGATCTTCTTAGCGGCTTCTATGAGGTATTTGGCAAATGCGAATTGAGCTTCGGGGTCGGGATCATCCTTCATACGTTTTCGATAATCATCAACATATTGTTTGGTGTAAGGCGGTTTGTTGAGATCCACAGCTGCTTGAGTACCTCTTCTACGGGTCGACGAAGCTCCTACTTGCTCTGTTACATTGCGAGATAGCGATAGGGAAGAAGCGTTGGAAAGGGTCGTAGCGCTGGTATTTGTTCTAGCCAATGTAGTCATACTTTGTTGACGGGTAGGTACGCGACTGCTGGACGAGCTAGCTACGGGAGGAGCGTATTGTTCAGATCCAGGTGGAAGACCCAAGAAATCGTTGGCGGCGTTGTAATAAGGGTTGGAGAAGtcaggtccaggtccaggttgttgagcttgtggTGGTGCGTATCCCCCAGCGTATGGATCGTAATTGGGAGCCTGGTATTGCTGTTGagggtgatgagatggaggcTGACCTCCGACTCCAGAATACGCTCCCATCCCTGAATCTAGACTGTAAACACTGGCGGCGCCATCCATGTTATCCGCTGGATATCCACCTGTCGCTGTTCTCTGTCTGGGCTGTGGACCGCGAGGAGGGTATTGCTGATGGGGGGGCGCAGTTTGTTGacgaagaggtggatggggaggGGAACCATGCGAGTTGGAAGTgattgatagctgattgaAATCGATGTTATTCGGATCAGATACAGGTCTTCGACCTATAGTACCACCTGACAGTCGATTTGGGTTagaattgggattgggattacCGTCGTACCCGTAACCGTAATTGTCCCTAGCGGAATACCCAGAAGATGGAGGTCCGTAATCGACCGGAGCGTAAGGTGTCTGATCTAAGCTGGGCACACGGGCGTGATTCGACGATGCAGAGTCCGTCATGGGTTGAGGGGAGTGAGACAAGccaccaccagcagcagcagcggcagcagcagattCAGATGCCATCAGAGCGGAATaagatggtagaggtggatcatctggatcgaTATCtggttgatgttgagctgGTGAAAGGAGTAGTCATGTTAGGTTAGCACGGTAGGTGAGGgtatggatgatggggaAAGCATCATGACCATGACGAAGATAGTCTTTGTGAGTGGATTCACTAGTCATAGTTGTCATGACTACTAGCACCAGTCGTTCGCCTCGGTCTGAATGCACAGACCACTGTTTGGAGCTGTGTAAATGGAGATAGCAAAGATATACTCACGATTCCGCATGCTCTTACTTCTCACCGATGCTGCTGACCTATCGCCTGCTCCATCTGCATAGTCTGCCGAGTATGCGTCATACGTCTGAGCTCGACGTTGTTGATTCGGTGGGTGATGTGACATGGAGTACTGGATTGATCTCGTCGCAGTGCTAGGATCCGAGTGATTCTGGGATATGGGAAAAAGCGAGACAAAAGCGTCGACCCTTTGAAAGGAGTGATCTTGGTGGATGAGATCTCGTCAGATAGAAAGGACTCAAAGGTGACTTTGGGTGTGgtaatggatgatgatctatGAGATATATGggtgttgatattgatattgattgattcaaTACACGGTACACGGTCTACCGTTGACAAACAACTCGAGGGCGTCTGCTTGCGTTTGAAGCGCTCAGTTTCGGTTATTAGGCTGGGCATTACGATCCAATCTTAATTTCCTTTGGGTCTCATTACAAACCTATTACAAGGGAAAGATCGAGCTGTTCTGTATCACGTGACTCGCCGTTGTCACCTCGAGTCGAAGATGGGCGAAGGAGTCCAAGCAACGCAACCACAATAGTCAAACTCATAAAATCAAGTTGTGAACATCCATAAGATTCTCTTAGATTCCCTTCAAATCTTGAATTAGTAAGAAGACCATCAAAATGGCTCATCCCGTGAGTGGATCTCCGAAAAATCCGTACTGCACCGCCTATCTTCTTGCGACGCTGACCAATCCTTCAGAGCCCCCAAGTCGTCCCATCGCTCGATGAgctcatcaacctcttcgctacttcctcttcatcaccagCAACTCTTGCACCTCCTTCCGCACCTTTGTTCGGTGCATCATCGACCAAGTCAGAATCGCAATCTACCAAACCCGTCGAAAACCTCAAACCAAACTTGATACCTGTATTTGTTGAAATACCTGCAGATCTCTTGACTCCCGTATCGGCTTATTTGAAAATCGCCAAGGATAGTAAATACTCTTTCTTACTGGAAAGTGTGATTGGTGGAGAAAATCTAGCAAGGTATAGTTTCGTCGGAGCAGGTGAGCTTCTCCCATTGAAGTTTTGGGACTTTATTCTGACACAGATCGTATGATCGTGTAGATCCAATCAAAGTTATAAGGACTGGAGAAGGGttcgatgtggaaggtgatcCATTGACAGCTCTGGAAAAAGAATTAGAACCTTATAGATTCGTTAAAATCCCTCAAATCGGTACTCTTACCGGTGAGTCGTCTTTCGCTACCAAAATCGTTCATCTTCCCTACACCGTCGTCGCACTTTTCAGCTTTGTTAACTTATGATTACACTTCAGGCGGTGCCGTCGGCTTCATCACCTACGATTCGATTGTCCACTTCGAACCCGTGACCAAACCTAAAGAACCACTACACAACCCATTCCCAGGAATGCCCGAGGCGTTCTTCATGCTAAGTTCGACCAATTTGATATTCGACCACATCTACCAAACTATCAAGATTGTTTCTCACGTACACTTACCGGACGGTACTCCTCCTTCCCAGATTCCAGCATTGTATGAAGAGTGCGTCGGTAGGATAGAAACGCTTAGAAGGAAGTTGATTTCACCTGAAGTTCCTTTACC from Kwoniella mangroviensis CBS 8507 chromosome 1 map unlocalized Ctg02, whole genome shotgun sequence includes the following:
- a CDS encoding trimethyllysine dioxygenase is translated as MIRQRLPQLTRAARRSFYPGRIPCSRSLTTSRASLTESDGVSSNARVGRPHDISPRASNIPTISSDESKTKVSWPDGRETTFDNYFLFDHCRCPKCFHQQTKQRLKTLSEIPTDIHPISVEVDKTGVHLTWSTSDSHKSSFPLEFLRRSAYDPPLASYRDEKESRILWNSQIEQSPPSVRYTDIMSTEKEGDTSGRAILKLLNRVHDFGFCFINDVPATGEETKEVIEKVAPIRNTHYGGFWQFTADLSHGDLAYSNEGLPAHTDTTYFTDPAGLQIFHLLSHPSPPGTGGATLLVDGFYTAHLLSTLYPTSYSLLSRLRIPAHASGTEGTMLRPPLSQPSFRHDEKGQLVQVRWNNEDRGVISQGWTPDEVKGWYLAARRYDELNRSEDAEYWVQLKPGTVLVIDNWRVMHGRSAFTGSRTMCGAYVGADDWLSRRAALTKKNEIRKKNILDEDWSVGW